In one Musa acuminata AAA Group cultivar baxijiao chromosome BXJ2-5, Cavendish_Baxijiao_AAA, whole genome shotgun sequence genomic region, the following are encoded:
- the LOC103985242 gene encoding protein KINESIN LIGHT CHAIN-RELATED 2 isoform X2 — protein MAVRRAAAAASTSLISSSPRSNLFSTALLTSLLPHISPQTPSPTSPLPRPFRIPLPPKCPLFRRIQTLPQIPPPPHPTPTLQSAATSAEVIAVIEAMESSLDEHDERLGAACFEAAERLDSIGHQDLDRALAFAFRALQFFERKDGGWSVSVAKVLRLMGSISCKMMRFNDSLESLNTAAQILDALRRENSRDDDALKASVAVQLQLSSTKTAMGRRREALINLRKSLDLKRSILEHTSSEMGAAYKDLAEAYVVVLDFDEALPLALRALEIYGEQFGEYSAEVVQIRRLLGVIYTGLGENDEALEQNELSRRVLESLSLDEELLQVGIDAANILIELGRLDQAISYLKWVIQKTDKECETRASVLISMAQALCNQEKFGDSRRCLEIASGILDKELVSPTKVSEAYAEISLIYETMNDFEIALSLMKKALAILQELPQVQHLEGSISMRIGWLLLLTKRVPQSIPYLESAAEKLKDCFGPKHFGLGFVYKHLGQAYLDMDHPQSAAKVLVLAKDIIDESFGLQHEDAIDTCQCLANAYGAMGRYVMLLQWRSNNA, from the exons ATGGCCGTGAGAAGAGCAGCAGCTGCGGCTTCCACTTCCCTCATCTCTTCTTCCCCCAGATCCAACCTTTTCTCGACTGCTCTTCTCACAAGCCTCCTCCCTCACATCTCTCcccaaaccccttctccaacctcTCCTCTTCCACGTCCTTTCCGCATCCCCTTGCCCCCAAAATGCCCCCTTTTCCGCCGCATCCAAACCCTTCCCCAAATCCCACCACCTCCTCATCCTACTCCTACCCTTCAATCCGCCGCCACTTCCGCAGAAGTCATCGCCGTCATCGAGGCGATGGAGTCCTCCCTCGACGAGCACGACGAGAGGCTCGGCGCTGCCTGCTTCGAGGCGGCCGAGCGGCTGGATTCCATAGGGCACCAGGACCTCGACAGAGCCCTCGCCTTTGCCTTCCGAGCGCTGCAATTCTTCGAGAGGAAGGACGGCGGGTGGTCGGTCTCGGTCGCCAAAGTCCTGCGATTGATGGGCTCCATCAGCTGCAAGATGATGAGGTTCAACGATAGCCTGGAGTCGTTAAACACCGCAGCTCAGATTCTCGATGCACTAAGGCGAGAAAATTCCAGGGACGATGATGCTCTTAAAGCTAGCGTCGCTGTTCAGCTCCAGCTCTCGAGTACTAAGACTGCTATGGGCCGAAGGCGGGAGGCTTTGATCAATCTACGGAAGTCTTTGGACCTTAAACGGTCGATTTTGGAGCATACTTCTAGCGAAATGGGTGCCGCCTATAAGGATTTGGCGGAGGCTTATGTTGTcgttttggattttgatgaggctTTGCCGTTGGCTTTGAGGGCACTTGAGATATATGGTGAACAATTTGGGGAGTACTCAGCAGAAGTCGTCCAGATTAGGCGGCTTCTTGGTGTTATTTATACTGGGTTGGGAGAGAATGATGAGGCATTGGAGCAGAATGAGCTTTCAAGAAGGGTCTTGGAAAGTTTAAGCTTGGATGAAGAATTGCTTCAGGTGGGAATTGATGCGGCTAACATACTGATCGAACTAGGTAGGCTGGATCAAGCGATCAGCTACCTGAAGTGGGTGATTCAAAAGACTGACAAGGAATGTGAGACAAGAGCATCAGTGCTCATCTCGATGGCTCAGGCCTTGTGTAATCAGGAGAAGTTTGGTGATTCTAGAAGGTGCTTGGAAATTGCTAGTGGTATTCTTGACAAGGAGTTAGTGTCTCCCACAAAGGTTTCTGAAGCTTATGCAGAGATATCTTTGATATATGAGACAATGAATGACTTTGAGATTGCTTTGTCTTTGATGAAGAAGGCTCTTGCTATTCTTCAGGAACTTCCACAGGTACAGCATCTGGAGGGAAGCATCTCGATGAGAATTGGATGGTTGCTTCTCTTGACAAAGAGGGTTCCCCAATCCATTCCCTACTTGGAAAGTGCAGCTGAGAAGCTAAAAGACTGCTTTGGTCCAAAACATTTTGGGTTGGGATTTGTGTATAAGCATTTGGGACAAGCATATTTGGACATGGATCACCCACAGTCTGCTGCTAAGGTGCTAGTTCTTGCAAAGGACATCATTGATGAGTCTTTTGGGCTACAGCATGAGGACGCAATTGATACGTGCCAGTGCCTTGCCAATGCTTATGGTGCCATGGGAAGGTACG TTATGCTCTTGCAATGGAGGTCCAACAATGCGTAA
- the LOC103985242 gene encoding protein KINESIN LIGHT CHAIN-RELATED 2 isoform X1 → MAVRRAAAAASTSLISSSPRSNLFSTALLTSLLPHISPQTPSPTSPLPRPFRIPLPPKCPLFRRIQTLPQIPPPPHPTPTLQSAATSAEVIAVIEAMESSLDEHDERLGAACFEAAERLDSIGHQDLDRALAFAFRALQFFERKDGGWSVSVAKVLRLMGSISCKMMRFNDSLESLNTAAQILDALRRENSRDDDALKASVAVQLQLSSTKTAMGRRREALINLRKSLDLKRSILEHTSSEMGAAYKDLAEAYVVVLDFDEALPLALRALEIYGEQFGEYSAEVVQIRRLLGVIYTGLGENDEALEQNELSRRVLESLSLDEELLQVGIDAANILIELGRLDQAISYLKWVIQKTDKECETRASVLISMAQALCNQEKFGDSRRCLEIASGILDKELVSPTKVSEAYAEISLIYETMNDFEIALSLMKKALAILQELPQVQHLEGSISMRIGWLLLLTKRVPQSIPYLESAAEKLKDCFGPKHFGLGFVYKHLGQAYLDMDHPQSAAKVLVLAKDIIDESFGLQHEDAIDTCQCLANAYGAMGSYALAMEVQQCVIDAWENHGPSAKDETREAHRLLEQLKKKARGSPAAVFPANSLPLLPQN, encoded by the exons ATGGCCGTGAGAAGAGCAGCAGCTGCGGCTTCCACTTCCCTCATCTCTTCTTCCCCCAGATCCAACCTTTTCTCGACTGCTCTTCTCACAAGCCTCCTCCCTCACATCTCTCcccaaaccccttctccaacctcTCCTCTTCCACGTCCTTTCCGCATCCCCTTGCCCCCAAAATGCCCCCTTTTCCGCCGCATCCAAACCCTTCCCCAAATCCCACCACCTCCTCATCCTACTCCTACCCTTCAATCCGCCGCCACTTCCGCAGAAGTCATCGCCGTCATCGAGGCGATGGAGTCCTCCCTCGACGAGCACGACGAGAGGCTCGGCGCTGCCTGCTTCGAGGCGGCCGAGCGGCTGGATTCCATAGGGCACCAGGACCTCGACAGAGCCCTCGCCTTTGCCTTCCGAGCGCTGCAATTCTTCGAGAGGAAGGACGGCGGGTGGTCGGTCTCGGTCGCCAAAGTCCTGCGATTGATGGGCTCCATCAGCTGCAAGATGATGAGGTTCAACGATAGCCTGGAGTCGTTAAACACCGCAGCTCAGATTCTCGATGCACTAAGGCGAGAAAATTCCAGGGACGATGATGCTCTTAAAGCTAGCGTCGCTGTTCAGCTCCAGCTCTCGAGTACTAAGACTGCTATGGGCCGAAGGCGGGAGGCTTTGATCAATCTACGGAAGTCTTTGGACCTTAAACGGTCGATTTTGGAGCATACTTCTAGCGAAATGGGTGCCGCCTATAAGGATTTGGCGGAGGCTTATGTTGTcgttttggattttgatgaggctTTGCCGTTGGCTTTGAGGGCACTTGAGATATATGGTGAACAATTTGGGGAGTACTCAGCAGAAGTCGTCCAGATTAGGCGGCTTCTTGGTGTTATTTATACTGGGTTGGGAGAGAATGATGAGGCATTGGAGCAGAATGAGCTTTCAAGAAGGGTCTTGGAAAGTTTAAGCTTGGATGAAGAATTGCTTCAGGTGGGAATTGATGCGGCTAACATACTGATCGAACTAGGTAGGCTGGATCAAGCGATCAGCTACCTGAAGTGGGTGATTCAAAAGACTGACAAGGAATGTGAGACAAGAGCATCAGTGCTCATCTCGATGGCTCAGGCCTTGTGTAATCAGGAGAAGTTTGGTGATTCTAGAAGGTGCTTGGAAATTGCTAGTGGTATTCTTGACAAGGAGTTAGTGTCTCCCACAAAGGTTTCTGAAGCTTATGCAGAGATATCTTTGATATATGAGACAATGAATGACTTTGAGATTGCTTTGTCTTTGATGAAGAAGGCTCTTGCTATTCTTCAGGAACTTCCACAGGTACAGCATCTGGAGGGAAGCATCTCGATGAGAATTGGATGGTTGCTTCTCTTGACAAAGAGGGTTCCCCAATCCATTCCCTACTTGGAAAGTGCAGCTGAGAAGCTAAAAGACTGCTTTGGTCCAAAACATTTTGGGTTGGGATTTGTGTATAAGCATTTGGGACAAGCATATTTGGACATGGATCACCCACAGTCTGCTGCTAAGGTGCTAGTTCTTGCAAAGGACATCATTGATGAGTCTTTTGGGCTACAGCATGAGGACGCAATTGATACGTGCCAGTGCCTTGCCAATGCTTATGGTGCCATGGGAAG TTATGCTCTTGCAATGGAGGTCCAACAATGCGTAATAGATGCATGGGAAAACCATGGGCCCAGTGCCAAGGATGAAACTAGAGAAGCTCACCGCCTTTTAGAGCAGTTAAAGAAAAAGGCCCGAGGGTCACCTGCTGCAGTATTTCCTGCAAACAGTCTGCCATTGCTTCCACAAAATTAA